gcttcaactctctttttctcttagtcaactcattccaatttcatTTGAGCACATCCACAACATGTCAAATGAACTTCCCaagctaccaaattaatttgataacatTTGATTCTCAATTTGGCATCAATTTGACCATTTTgaccaaatcaattaaaaatttcagcTTTCGAGTTGCAATGATAATTGGAGGTCTTTAACCACTTCGATTCCATTTGTATCTATTCTCACACTTCCAAAACCTGTCAATTGATGTTCTCAAGCTGCTAGTTAAGTTTAGAAatgcttaatttttattttagcatcattgtgatcaatttgatcacaattagctcgAGATAAATTTTCAATACATTACAccctttttgtttaaaaaggatgcggaagtgcccaattttttttttttttaaagccttGACCCCAAGGGATGTCAGAttcgccacaaatatagggagcccactgttcacacggacagagtctcctctgtatttacacggcgtcgcacaagtataaGATACAACCACAAACATATGAACATTCATATACATTACCACATCACATTCCACATTCATTTCATCACCGATATACAAAAattcacatctattagtttaaaatatttcctacctgaaaactcattttgaaatactaagaatcatgaaaacctttttaaaaactgtttctcACACAAAAACCTTTTCCTTTAAAACGCTATcatgaggggtagaaaaccgttTTTATTTCATAAGAAAACCATAATCACATTATTTATTTCACAAAACCACGTGAATCCAATTAAAGTTGAActaactgaaccataatatCTAAGTAATATCATAAGAAATAAAGAGGGTagcaactaaaccaaacaaactgggtcggaagctctatcgaccactACGAACGCATCTTACGCACCGTCCCGACTCGGACTCGCAACGTCACCTGTAAGGgaggtggggggtgagaacatgtacacatgtctcccctctcagtgggtaccgcaagccgacgaaggcgaggagtactcaccggcaGAAAAAGTCATCAAGTCATAGGTAGATATCACAAATACAGTAGTTAATATGCCGAAATGAAAGAGAACAGCAAGGACATGtaactactgctactgtaaaaaaaaaaaagaacaggatgcatacatgaatatcaaaactatagtagtaaGACAAGTGTAAAGAAAGGACGAtaagtatacatgcaacaaccgctattATAGccatatgcgtcaaccagacgagtagtccaaatataccgaatctaaaccgccgtgtcggtctaaggacctcaggcaaagcCACTACTTGCtcgcacctggcatgtaaccctagcacaaagagaacaccgctgggctcacgggttggatgtacgaccacttttctggaaaagaacaccctaATGCgcgggatcaacccgctggtgtacgtgaaatgcactcgagctgtggtgATCGATgcagatatgatcaatagccaaccgtcggctaATAGCCGACAATTAccgcccctcagggcacaccgactaATAGGTCATCGAACCGTAAGAAAACTCAAATACCGACcgctcaggtcaactaggatggaacaactcaacatcctcccaAAGGTATGCAAGTACTGATCACTGAATGTCAACTACCATGTATGtgcaagaaccgaccaataggtcacaagaATGTCACATCATGTATCAATATAATCCAGAGCTAACCGtaagccactagccgacaatcctacccgaCAGGGTACACCTACCTCATAGGTCATGAAACGATAAGAGTCACGAaatcgaccgactaggtcacaaaaaTGTCAAATGATGGATCTatgtaaactataatcatccgtcggcaactagccgacaatcccacccctcagggtataccaaCCTCATAGGTTATCTAACGACAAGAGTCATGGAACCgactgactaggtcacaagAGTGTCAAAATGGACGAGATGCAAACTATGACCGCTCTACTTCTAGATCATTGTAACGAGTATAGAAAAaggctaagtagagcaatacaTAAAGATTCACATGGTGTCGGGCTCAACAATagtaaacaacaataataagagAGATAAGGTAAAAgaaatgtcaccgagcgtgcaccgcTAGACCAACtccgggtcgaagtacccacctgtatgaATAGTGTGCCTGTCTCCCGACTGTGGAAGATCGTCAACGtgacctacggagggtccaccaGGTGTAGTACATTGAACTTTGGCGAACTGCGATGTTCGAGTGTGGGAATGATATTTGGAACTATTCCACATCTTTTGAAGGGTTGTCGAGAGTTTTCGGCAAGATATTAGAGTGATCAAGAGGCTGGAAATGCAAAAGTGCATCGAAGCAGCGAAGTGCTTATGCGAGGGTCATTTATAGGTTAgagcagttgtggcacaggTCTGAGGTCTACGGACCGATAGGGcagtttcagattgggtattttggacttgtcgtccggttgatgcatacatacagtagcggtagttgttcatTTATACATATCTCGTTCgtttattatcgttgctactgtattatcCTTACCCATGCCTTTGTTTATTCTCtgtgactggtgagtacccctcgccctcgtcggcttgcggtacccactaggaggggagacatgtgtatacgttctcaccccccacccccattacaggtgacgtcgcgggtcctagtgggacggttcgtgaggagcgcaCTTAGCGATCAGTAGAACTTTCGGACCCGTCCATTTGGTTTAAACTCTTAAACTCAGTTTCCTTTAATAAATGACTTCGAAAGTTATTATGGTTCAGTAAGTTATGTTAATTGAATAATTGGGATTTCGTGAATGTAAATAATGGATTTATGACTCTTACAAATGAacatggttttctacccctcgtggtagcgagttttaaaGTAAAAGgattttcgtgtgggaaacaatttttaaaaggaTTTTCTGGTTTTACTGGttattagtatttcaaaacgagtttccggatagaaaatattttaaactgatagatgtggaatcATGGATAATTGTTATGTATGGAATGTGAATGTAAATGGTGTATGGATGTGTGGATATTCATATGTGGTGGTTGTATCTTGCATTgtatatcttgtacttgtgcgacggagtgcaaatacaggggagactctgtccgtgtgaatagtgaactccctatatttgtgacagatctggcataccctggagttaggattttaaaaaaagaaaaacctgggcacttccgcattgacttttaaaccaaaaagggaccccggagcgtgacaggagtacttcacacaaccGTAGTAATGAACTTGCCGCTGGCAAGCATGGAACCATGTGACTATTTAACTAAATAGTCACGTtcagtgtacttgttctctaacaagcacCTGTATGCTTGTTCTAGTGTCGCTACACTAGTGAATTGAGATTCGTCATCTCAATTAGAAATATAACATACACCGGCCTATCCGGAATATCACCGTCCCCGTAATATTCCTCCAACTATGAGCATTTAAAGAGTCTcgtacataaaaatatatatctcaaatcctaactcttaggaatatgtcttttcaaacaaaaaccCTATGGACGATTCACGTCAATATTGTACTGCTATACAATAGATATGAATAGAATATATGTCCttatattatgaattataaatgattaatacataaataccaTTAAGCCAGTGCCACCAGATTGGCTTTTCGGCAtataactaataataataacaaccaactgaaaatagatataatagttccaaaagATAAATTCagtgtaaggtaccgaacttctgaaattatgaagttacggtggaaTGTAGTATACcgaaatttaatataaaatttagtgtaaataaaaatagtgtgagatactatttttattggacttaagggtgtaaggtataagttggaaatgacctgtgctgaaatcggagcgaaaacaaaagatttagaattttctgtgaaaaGCGGGgctgataaattagcagaaaatgcacagtgtcgaaaaattatgaaaactgtagagaatgtcagaattatttttatgaggctagatataaagtttcatgtcattctgacacccggaagctggagaataaaatcgaactactatctgctaaagattacagttcggtagagctttcggtgaccaaaaatggtcgaaactgaaaagttaagatatatttCTTCTCAGTAGAttaaaccgaacatgactgtcaaatttgagctcaaacggatattcagggagctccggcgaaagatatcagatttcgtactgcctgaagtgaatagtgtatgctactattggggtgttgactataagtagaagcttctagtcttcttcttcttcacagccACCACTACCCCCACAACACCACACGTTCATGGTGATAGTGAGAGAAatcttcactttctctctctaaataactctcttatctctctagatctttcgcccaaattcacggcgttggcggagaacgagcctgcgaacgcgttgggagcgacggatcgagctttcgtgcgcccgttggagcggcgtgcttccgtctccgcattcacattttggtaaacttttgtgatttggcttaatccttaacctTAAGtattctagtagcctctaatgagcattcttagcgtgttgctccatttaatttggattatttggaggtaattgtatgttagggctcaaaaatgagattttgtaATATGTGAGGGTtcgatctaaattgatcatgtataaacctaattgataggtattctgacgcattggcgaagtcggttcggcgatacgacgaggctacgcgaagatatcgaaGGAAAGGCCTgtttcggtacagattgccgtagattgcggcgaaagcttccaaaaatcatgaaatcggatacaaaccaaattgataggtattctgacgcgttggcgaagtcggttcggcgatatgACGAGGCTACGTGAAGATATCGGAGAAAAGGCTTGTTTCGGTACAAATTGCcacagctcgcggcgaaagcttccaaaaatcacgaaatcggaaccctagcctcttgGTAGCATTAAAAGGtagggggtgtccatcccgaagcaactgggcttccttctatgtccgagttagatttttggtcatattgcacatattgttcttatgcattataggatgtatgtatagttacatttctatttccttgcatgcatgtctagttgtgtagtattatggacttgacacttaaatatagaatgcatgaggattagggtttgtgacatgagatcctatagcGATAAGAAAACGGTGAACTCGGACTTGATGATGAAAACTAGTGACATGCGAACTAGTGTATAGAAAACACTATgacttggacgagtggcatgtaaacaatgttaacaacatgacgagtggcattggaacttagtgtaatagaaacacttgtggcattgatcatagggaataggtgagtttccctaatcgtggcatattgcatgagaattagtgtaattgagacactatggcatcaaacatagggatagttcaattccctagtgtgagttgattagtgtggttgagacacttgacNGTTAGGAGCGGTTGACTCCTATGGGACAGTTGATCCAATTGTTTGTGAGCTTTTAGGTGGATAGGGATCCAGGTACAGTTCACAGAGTTGGTGTGATTAGTTGAGTGTGATCCCTTAACTTGATAGGGATACAAACTACGGTATCACAGAGTTAATGTGATTAAGAGTACGTTATACGGTGATCATACTCAtatagtctgttttgagcttgtggtggtcgttccacacaagcagtgcactccggagttgtcacacgagctgggtagctcacgagcggggtagcttaCCGGGTGGGATACAAGtgtaagaaaatcatgtgtacgcagcggaagaaaataacacaattaaaaattttcttgaaaaccaaagatcacctCATGTTTCGTTTTAaatcattaataatagatctaattgatctaatcaaataggatctatattttattatattttatctcgCGCGGGTCGAGATCACCGCGAAGTCGATAATCATTGGTAAAAATTTGTTCGTCCTTGCTTAGCCGCGAACGCACCCGGCCTCTACTCACGTCCACACAAAATCATGCCCTTGATCGAATTTAGACGGCCGCTTCAATCCGTGATCCGATCACGAATTAACCCTTGCGTCGacttgaggaagatgaatcaatcttctagatgtgctagcaactttTGAAGATCAAAACCGATGGATTTATTATGGAGGACTTAAGGAAGAAAAAggattgacggctagggttttctttttctttttgcttaatTTTCCGTTAATtgtaatatgtcatatgacatatatttataatgagaaaatcttAAGCCTAATACTAATCGAAATCCTAATAAGATTggattatccattaacccacaagttggttatattaatattaaccGAATCATTTTCctaattcgattcgtgtgtaacatttaaatataagttctcatattatttactaacaaTTAGCAAATATACCGTACCGTGATTTCCTAATCTATAAGAATTGTACATGTCTTTCGCTGGAACGCTTTAGAATCCGAAATTCTTTCCAAATTTCGGAATTCCACACGGCAATGCCGAGATACAGTTTTCTCCACCATTTTCTGTTTATCGTCCAAATTAACTTCGGGTATTACACGCATATATAAGCATgcttctaataaaaattttataaatttaaatttccaaGAACACTCACAACCGACCTCCATTTCTTAATAGGTCCCTCATCAATGGCCGCCATGCACGTCGTAGTCACTTGCCCAGCTAATCTATTAGACCAAgttcattattattaattatgaaCGAAGAAAACaatattatatgttttaattATTGACATGTTCCAATTAGTCCCATCTcaactatatacatatacacggGGAATCGGACAGTTTCTCCAGCTTCACCCAACAATCGTTAACGTGAGAGAAAAATCGAAAATGTTCGCCTGGAAACAATCTCCCTCTTGCATCGCTCTCCTCGCCCTTCCTTTAGCTTTGTTTGCCCTAGCAACCGTCGTCTTCTACCCTCGCGATTTCGGCCTCCCGTCGACCTTCACCTCCTGCGGCAGCTCATCATCTTCGGCCGGCGGCATCTCCGCTGCCCCCGTACAGCCTGAATTTCGGCTCCTCGTTGGCATCATAACCCGCCCGGAGTACTATGAGCGCCGGCACCTCCTCCGCATGGTCTACAGCCTTCAGCAGTCCGACAACAACTTCGCCGCCCATGTCGACGTCCGCTTCGTCTTCTGCAACCTCTCGACCGAGGAGCAGGCGGTCTTTGTCGCCCTCGAAATCATGTGCTATGACGATATCATCATCCTCAACTGCACCGAGAACATGGACAACGGCAAGACCTACAATTACTTCTCCAGCCTCCCGACGCTATTGGACGGCGACGCCAAGTACGACTACGTCATGAAGACGGACGACGATGCGTTCTTCCGGCTGCCCAGCCTGATTGAATCGTTGAGGGACAAACCTAGGAGCGATGTGTACTACGGGCTCCAGATGCCATGCGACAAGGAGAACTTCTTCCCCTTCCCGCCGTTCATGTCGGGGATGGGGTACATCTTGTCGTGGGACCTGGTGGAGTGGATCGCCACATCCGAGACGGCGCGGGAGGATACCACCGGGCCGGAGGATATGTGGACGGGGAGGTGGCTGAACATGGCGGGCCGGGCCAGCAACAGGTTCGACAACGCCCCGGCCATGTACGACTACCGAGGCACGTCGCCGGCCACATGCTTCCGCCACGACTTCGTGCCGGAGACCATCGCCGTGCACCATCTCATAGACAACGCCAGATGGACGGACGCGTTGACCTACTTCAATTTCACAAAGGGGCTCAAGTCTTCTAAGCAATACCACATTccctgattttttttctttcgaagaaaaaaaattcaggatatatatacatatataataattcttTTATGGGTATATATACTTGATAGTGTCGATTTGTGAGATGTGCATACATGCGTGTTTTTGAACTAAATGACGAGTCTATCCCAAGCGGTAGGTGAAGGTCCATTCCAGTTCCCTGaagataaatattattatttgatttgttcAAAGTATATGCATCTAACtccattaatataaatatagcatCTGCAATTAGGAATGGTATTATATGGAGAAGGTCAACTTTGTACGTCCCAGTCCGTTGGATAGAAAACTAAACCAACAGGTTGATTTGCGAGCTACCCCTGGCCAACCGCCAAAAATTAAGAAGAAGGCAGAGAGGCCACGCAGCCCACCCTTTTGAATGTTGCACGGGAGCCGCGTCGGTGTCCGACCGGTGTTGGACGCGGGACTTGCGGTCTTCTAATTTGTAAAAAGTTAatgtgtaaaatttaaaatttttatgtataacttttaatattataaaatacatTTAATAAA
This genomic interval from Ananas comosus cultivar F153 linkage group 8, ASM154086v1, whole genome shotgun sequence contains the following:
- the LOC109714345 gene encoding beta-1,3-galactosyltransferase pvg3-like, whose translation is MFQLVPSQLYTYTRGIGQFLQLHPTIVNVREKSKMFAWKQSPSCIALLALPLALFALATVVFYPRDFGLPSTFTSCGSSSSSAGGISAAPVQPEFRLLVGIITRPEYYERRHLLRMVYSLQQSDNNFAAHVDVRFVFCNLSTEEQAVFVALEIMCYDDIIILNCTENMDNGKTYNYFSSLPTLLDGDAKYDYVMKTDDDAFFRLPSLIESLRDKPRSDVYYGLQMPCDKENFFPFPPFMSGMGYILSWDLVEWIATSETAREDTTGPEDMWTGRWLNMAGRASNRFDNAPAMYDYRGTSPATCFRHDFVPETIAVHHLIDNARWTDALTYFNFTKGLKSSKQYHIP